A portion of the Chiroxiphia lanceolata isolate bChiLan1 chromosome 10, bChiLan1.pri, whole genome shotgun sequence genome contains these proteins:
- the PLEKHB2 gene encoding pleckstrin homology domain-containing family B member 2 gives MAFVKSGWLLRQSTILRRWKKNWFDLWSDGRLIFYDDQNRHDLEDKIHMRIHCINLRVGNECRDFQPPEGKQRDCLLQIVCRDGKTVNLCAESADDCLAWKIALQDARTNTGYVGSDVMYDETAISSAPPPYTAYATPSPEVYGYGYDQYNGAYPPVGPQLFYASNGQAYAVPYQYPYQGPYGQPPANHVIIRERYRDSDGDLALGMLAGAATGMALGSLFWVF, from the exons ATGGCATTTGTGAAGAGCGGATGGCTGCTCCGGCAAA GTACTATTTTACGTCGCTGGAAGAAGAACTGGTTTGATCTGTGGTCTGACGGCCGTTTGATATTCTACGATGATCAAAATCGCCATGATCTAGAAGATAAGATCCACATGCGAATCCACTGCATCAAcctcagagtggggaatgaATGTCGAG ATTTCCAGCCTCCagaggggaagcagagagaCTGTTTACTGCAGATTGTTTGCCGTGATGGGAAGACAGTCAACCTCTGTGCAGAGAGTGCAGATGACTGCCT ggCATGGAAAATTGCTCTCCAGGATGCCAGAACAAACACT GGCTACGTGGGATCTGATGTGATGTATGACGAGACAGCCATTTCCTCGGCCCCTCCTCCCTACACAGCTTATGCCACACCATCACCTGAG GTTTATGGCTATGGCTACGATCAGTACAACGGTGCATATCCCCCCGTGGGGCCTCAGCTCTTCTACGCCTCCAATGGACAAGCCTATGCTGTTCCCTATCAGTATCCATACCAAG GACCTTATGGCCAACCTCCTGCAAACCATGTCATCATTCGAGAGCGTTACCGTGACAGCGATGGAGATCTTGCTCTGGGAATGCTTGCTGGAGCAGCAACTGGAATGGCCCTGGGATCATTGTTCTGGGTCTTCTAG